The DNA sequence GCTCGTTATCTTTTTCTTGTTACTGTTAGTGAACGCCGTCTTCGCGGTCACGATCGCGAATTTGTTTACGGCGTTTCCGGAAAGTGTGCTGCCGTACTGGTTGCAAATCCCGGTCGCCATCGCCATCGGCTGTCTCGTGTACAAGCGGGGCGTCGGTCTGTTTTGGCCGTCGATTATCGGATTGGTACTTTTATTTTCGTTTATTTTTATTGGGGCAAACGCACCGATTTCGTTGCCCGATTCGATGGGCGGATTGTCGGCGACGGCTTGGTGGGTCATTATTATGCTCGTTTACGGCGCCGTCGCTTCGCGGCTTCCGGTGTGGACGTTATTGCAGCCGCGCGACTACATTAACTCGCACATGTTGTTTCTAGGGTTGATTGTCCTATACGTCGGGATGTTTATCGGACGGCCGGAATTTGTGGCGCCGATGTTTAATACGAATGTACCCGCTGGCACACCGCCGCTACTCCCGCTCCTGTTCGTCACGGTAGCGTGCGGTGCCATTTCCGGTTTTCACGGGCTCGTCGGTTCGGGGACGTCGGCGAAGCAAATCGATAAGGAGACGGACGCTAAATTTGTCGGCTACTTTGGGGCAGTTGGCGAAGGAATGCTAGCTCTCGTCGCGGTTATGGCCACTGCAGCAGGTTTTGCTAACTTTAGCGAATGGCGCGCTCATTATGACTCGTGGGCAGCAGCGAGCGCAGGTGGGACACCGGCGTTTGTGAAAGGTGCAGGGAGCTTTTTGAGCAACTTGGATATTCCGGAAGTCGTCGGGACGACGTTCATTTCGATTATGGTCGTCGCCTTCGCCGCGACGACGCTCGATACGTCGATGCGCTTGCAACGGTTTATCTTAGCGGAAATTGGGGAGCAGTACCGCGTATCTGCGTTGAAAAACGTCGATTTTAGTACGGTTATTGCCTTTTTATCGTGTGTTGCCTTGGCGTTTTTGGCCGACCCGGCCAATCCGGGCGCCG is a window from the Numidum massiliense genome containing:
- a CDS encoding carbon starvation CstA family protein, giving the protein MSPWLTTVGALLLFYLGYRFYANFLAVKVFKLDSGFRTPAHEFRDGVDYVATNKFVLWGHHFSSIAGAAPIVGPAIAMIWGWGPALIWVVFGTIFFAGMHDFGTLWASIRHKGRSVGVITNSVIGTRAKGLFLLVIFFLLLLVNAVFAVTIANLFTAFPESVLPYWLQIPVAIAIGCLVYKRGVGLFWPSIIGLVLLFSFIFIGANAPISLPDSMGGLSATAWWVIIMLVYGAVASRLPVWTLLQPRDYINSHMLFLGLIVLYVGMFIGRPEFVAPMFNTNVPAGTPPLLPLLFVTVACGAISGFHGLVGSGTSAKQIDKETDAKFVGYFGAVGEGMLALVAVMATAAGFANFSEWRAHYDSWAAASAGGTPAFVKGAGSFLSNLDIPEVVGTTFISIMVVAFAATTLDTSMRLQRFILAEIGEQYRVSALKNVDFSTVIAFLSCVALAFLADPANPGAGGMVLWPLFGTTNQLTAGLSLLVLTLLLWRWGRNYVYALIPLLFVVTMTTWSMVLNIIDYFKQGNTMLVIVGTLVLALNVWLILEGLLAVRRVKRNPDLSKGHSA